AGCCTACCAGTCTCCGGTTCACCTCGGCCACGACCTCCCCTGAGCGGCCCTGGTTCCCCGGTCGCAGCACGGTGCGCAGCGACTGCTTGAAGCGCTTCACCCGCTTCTTCGAGGGCGTCACTCCCAGATACGTTCCACCGGTCCTCCGGACACCATCGGCCCGAAGGTATAGCCCAGAAAGTCGAAGCTCTCTTCCCGGGCGTACCGGAGGTGCGTCTTCTGCTCGTTCAGCCTCAGCCCAATGCGTTCGACGATCCACCGCAGCGACTTCAGCGCCGTTTCGGCGTCGAAGCGGTCGCGGCACAGGATGACCAGATCGTCGGCGTAGTTGATGATCCGCGCCCGCAGGTGCCGCTCCAGTCCGAACTTCTTCCACGCCTTCAGCAGGCGGTGGATGTAGACGTTGGCCAGCAGCGGCGAGATCACCCCACCCTGCGGGGTGCCCTCCCGCGAGCCTTCGCCTCCCGTTCTCAGCGTGTGCCCCCGGTCATCCGTCTCCTCAGCCGGGGCCTTCAGCCACATCTTGATCAGACGCAGCATCTTGCCGTCGCTGACTCGCCGCGCGACCGACTGCATCAGCTCGCGGTGCGGGATCGTGTCGAAGTACTTCGACAGGTCCGCATCCACCACGTGTACTTCCCCGTGCTGGATCGCCCGATGCACCTCCTGCACTGCATCCAGCGCCCCACGCTTCGGCCGGTAGCCATAGGCATTCGGCTCGAAGTCCGCCTCGAAGATCGGCTCCAGAACCAGCTTGGCGGCTTGCTGCACCACCCGGTCCCGAACCGTCGGGATTCCGAGCAGCCGCTCCCCGCCGTCCGGCTTGGGGATCCTCACCCGACGCACCGCCTCGGGCCTGTACTTCTCCTCTCGAAGGTCTGCCGCCAGAGCGGCCAGCCACGCCTCCAACCCTGATTCGTCAATGTCGGTGAACGTCACCCCGTCCACTCCCGCAGCCCCGCCGTTCGCACGGCACAGCCCATAGGCGTGCAACAGGATGTCCGCTCTCCAGACCTTGTCGTAGAGCAGGTAGAAGGATAGGCAGGCTCCCCCTTGGCCTTGAGGTAGAGCTTGTTCTGAAGGGTCCGAATCTTCTCTGGAGTTTGCAGGCTCACGCCAATCTCCTCTTCTCGCCTTCTTCCGAAGCGTCCCAGAAGCAGGGCCCCTTCCCTCCACCGGCATTACCCGGCTTCCCCGGTACTATGAGCCCCTCCGACGCCCGCACCGGCCGCTCGCTTTCCGAGCGTTGCGGAGCAGCGACCTCCACTCCGGCGCGGGCCTCCCGTGTTGCGTGCGCGCTCTGTGCTTGCGTGCCCTCCCCATTACCCCGGCGAGTCGCCCGGTCTGCGACGGTTGAAGATCCGGGCGCGGCGGCCTTCCCCGATTGGTAGGCGGGTCGGCACTCACATCCATCGTTTCGAGGCCTGCTCAGGGTTCACTCTCGTTGGGCCCGCACGCTCGCCAGCCTTCCCAAGGAAGACAGTTGTCCGGGCGGCTTCATCGCGATCCTCTGCAATGCGCCCGTAGCTACGGAGGTGTACCGTCAACTCCTCCGGCAGGACTTTCACCTGCTAGAACGCGCCGCCTTTGCACGGCGCACCACCGAATCCGGAATACCGTTCGCGAACCGCCTGACTCGAGCTTCCTCTTGCTTCGGGGTTTTATCAACCCTTCATATCAAACTGGATCT
Above is a genomic segment from Longimicrobium sp. containing:
- the ltrA gene encoding group II intron reverse transcriptase/maturase, translating into MPVEGRGPASGTLRKKARRGDWREPANSREDSDPSEQALPQGQGGACLSFYLLYDKVWRADILLHAYGLCRANGGAAGVDGVTFTDIDESGLEAWLAALAADLREEKYRPEAVRRVRIPKPDGGERLLGIPTVRDRVVQQAAKLVLEPIFEADFEPNAYGYRPKRGALDAVQEVHRAIQHGEVHVVDADLSKYFDTIPHRELMQSVARRVSDGKMLRLIKMWLKAPAEETDDRGHTLRTGGEGSREGTPQGGVISPLLANVYIHRLLKAWKKFGLERHLRARIINYADDLVILCRDRFDAETALKSLRWIVERIGLRLNEQKTHLRYAREESFDFLGYTFGPMVSGGPVERIWE